A genomic stretch from Kribbella amoyensis includes:
- a CDS encoding ROK family protein — translation MGNGSGVAVLEVGGSHVTAAVVDPAGWRVELVERAKLDSRTTAERIVAQLGRAAEQLPLKSGLVLALPGPFDYESGVAWYRGVEKFDSLYGHDLGASLRELLKLERILFVNDAEAFSIGEWTAGELRGADRCVGVTIGTGVGTAFLADGRVVRTGDTVPPGGELYRTEYRDRPLEDWISGRAILAAYVERVGEQDGIGVKEIADAARSGSTVAREVLVDAFTVLADALTPWLERFGVTRVVLGGAISGAFDLVEDVFAFDVTATDDTEHSALIGAAARFVRD, via the coding sequence ATGGGCAACGGTTCTGGCGTGGCGGTGCTGGAGGTCGGCGGCAGCCACGTGACGGCGGCGGTGGTGGATCCGGCCGGCTGGCGGGTCGAGCTGGTCGAGCGGGCGAAGCTGGACTCCCGGACGACGGCGGAGCGGATCGTGGCGCAACTCGGCCGAGCCGCTGAGCAACTTCCACTGAAGAGTGGGCTCGTCCTCGCGCTCCCGGGGCCCTTCGACTACGAGAGCGGCGTCGCCTGGTACCGCGGAGTGGAGAAGTTCGACTCGTTGTACGGGCACGATCTCGGGGCGAGTCTGCGCGAGCTGCTGAAGCTGGAGCGGATCCTGTTCGTCAACGACGCCGAGGCGTTCAGCATCGGTGAGTGGACGGCCGGCGAGCTCCGCGGCGCCGATCGCTGTGTCGGCGTCACGATCGGCACCGGAGTCGGGACGGCCTTCCTCGCCGACGGGCGCGTGGTCCGGACCGGCGACACAGTCCCGCCAGGCGGCGAGCTGTACCGGACGGAGTACCGCGATCGGCCGCTGGAGGACTGGATCTCGGGCCGCGCCATCCTCGCCGCGTACGTCGAGCGCGTCGGCGAGCAGGACGGGATCGGGGTGAAGGAGATCGCGGACGCCGCTCGATCGGGATCCACGGTCGCCCGGGAGGTCCTCGTGGATGCGTTCACGGTGCTGGCGGATGCGTTGACGCCTTGGCTGGAGCGGTTCGGGGTGACGCGCGTCGTACTCGGTGGGGCGATCTCGGGGGCGTTCGACCTGGTGGAGGACGTGTTCGCGTTCGACGTGACGGCGACGGACGACACGGAGCATTCCGCGTTGATCGGTGCGGCGGCTCGGTTCGTGCGGGACTGA
- a CDS encoding pentapeptide repeat-containing protein: MSERKSTGSRKPAVKIAAPRLRAELEQVVFTPDEINDEDRLLDLAFEDLDLSDLVAEHVELSGCRLTRCKLAGSELDKAILVDLVLEHCDLANARWSDAAATRVQVASSRLTGFAGPGITLQHVTVRDSVLDFSSFRFAKFVRTEFTDCRLQSADFVSADLSGTVFRRCDLTSAEFSQVTAKGAVFVDCTWEGARGIASLGGATIANSSPIDTLAVTLAMASALDITLGDPAEFGSGE, translated from the coding sequence ATGTCTGAGCGGAAATCCACCGGGTCACGGAAGCCGGCTGTGAAGATCGCGGCGCCCCGGTTGCGTGCCGAGCTGGAGCAGGTGGTGTTCACGCCGGACGAGATCAACGACGAGGACCGGTTGCTCGATCTCGCGTTCGAGGACCTGGACCTGAGTGACCTGGTCGCCGAGCACGTCGAGCTCAGCGGGTGCCGGTTGACGCGGTGCAAGCTCGCCGGATCCGAACTGGACAAGGCGATCCTGGTCGACCTGGTGCTGGAGCACTGCGATCTGGCGAACGCGCGCTGGTCGGACGCGGCCGCGACCCGGGTCCAGGTGGCGTCGTCCCGGCTGACCGGGTTCGCCGGTCCGGGGATCACTCTGCAGCACGTGACCGTCCGGGACTCGGTGCTCGACTTCAGCTCGTTCCGGTTCGCGAAGTTCGTCCGGACCGAGTTCACCGACTGCCGGTTGCAGAGCGCGGACTTCGTCTCGGCCGATCTCAGCGGCACGGTGTTCCGTCGCTGCGATCTCACCTCGGCCGAGTTCTCCCAGGTCACCGCGAAGGGTGCGGTCTTCGTCGACTGCACCTGGGAGGGCGCGCGCGGGATCGCGAGTCTCGGCGGCGCGACGATCGCGAACTCCTCCCCGATCGACACCCTTGCCGTGACGCTGGCGATGGCGAGCGCACTGGACATCACGCTCGGCGATCCGGCGGAGTTCGGATCAGGCGAGTAG
- a CDS encoding NAD-dependent protein deacetylase of SIR2 family gives MEIACDESGYEGEKLVGGVTRLFAHASVRLSEDDAAACIAELRRLIRSPATEYKANVVMRSKNRQAMLWLLGPDGPLTGRSELHLIDKTRFLIDTVADVVFPEVDKAVVDARFVDNPALLEAANDVLRSRADGDVETVFLDALGDRELADVGRERVKEFRARQPELLPVLDPLWPAILHAAEYWGAVAGVDVEIVHDRQTALSDERIVELQRLANARKAGARKAGGGSAGDGSAGGGLAGVTLQGAFDVLRIQMADFLAGIATRITSQRLQGNDDPEVVELLRPYVSSPTGLALLA, from the coding sequence GTGGAGATCGCCTGCGACGAGTCCGGCTACGAGGGGGAGAAGCTGGTCGGCGGCGTCACCCGCCTGTTCGCGCACGCGAGTGTCCGGTTGTCCGAGGACGACGCGGCGGCGTGTATCGCGGAGCTGCGCCGGCTGATCCGGTCGCCGGCGACGGAGTACAAGGCGAACGTCGTGATGCGGTCCAAGAATCGGCAGGCGATGCTGTGGTTGCTCGGTCCGGACGGTCCGTTGACGGGCCGGTCCGAGCTGCACCTGATCGACAAGACCCGCTTCCTGATCGACACGGTGGCGGACGTGGTGTTTCCGGAAGTCGACAAGGCGGTCGTCGACGCGCGGTTTGTCGACAATCCGGCGCTGCTGGAGGCGGCCAACGACGTGCTGCGGTCGCGGGCCGACGGCGATGTGGAGACGGTGTTCCTCGACGCGCTGGGGGATCGGGAGCTCGCTGACGTGGGACGAGAGCGGGTGAAGGAGTTCCGGGCCCGCCAGCCCGAGCTGCTGCCGGTCCTCGATCCGTTGTGGCCGGCGATCCTGCATGCGGCGGAGTACTGGGGCGCCGTGGCGGGTGTCGACGTGGAGATTGTCCACGATCGGCAGACCGCGTTGTCGGACGAGCGCATCGTCGAGCTGCAGCGGCTGGCCAACGCCCGGAAGGCCGGCGCCCGGAAGGCCGGTGGCGGGTCGGCTGGTGATGGTTCCGCGGGCGGTGGGTTGGCAGGAGTGACGTTGCAGGGTGCGTTCGACGTGTTGCGGATTCAGATGGCGGACTTCCTCGCCGGGATCGCCACCCGGATCACGTCCCAACGGCTGCAGGGCAACGACGATCCCGAGGTGGTCGAGCTGCTCCGGCCGTACGTCAGCTCGCCGACGGGACTCGCCCTACTCGCCTGA
- the katG gene encoding catalase/peroxidase HPI has protein sequence MSDDNHQPLPADANAESRGESNDASQGGCPVAHGAATHPTRGSANRRWWPNQLNLKILAKNPAVANPLGAEFDYAAAFGTLDLAAVKADIAEVLTTSQDWWPADFGHYGPFMIRMAWHSAGTYRIHDGRGGAGAGQQRFAPLNSWPDNGNLDKARRLLWPVKKKYGQNLSWADLLILTGNVALESMGFKTFGFAGGREDVWEPDEDVYWGPETTWLGDERYSGDRELENPLAAVQMGLIYVNPEGPNGNPDPLAAARDIRETFGRMAMNDEETVALIAGGHTFGKTHGAADPEQYVGAEPEGAGIEEQGLGWKNTYNTGKGPDTITSGLEVIWTTKPTQWSNDFFEILFGHEWELSKSPAGAHQWVAKDAEEIIPDAYDAAKKHKPTMLTTDLALRIDPIYEQISRRFLENPDQFADAFARAWFKLTHRDMGPIVRYLGPEVPSETLIWQDPLPAVTHELVGADDVTALKAQIAASGLSVAQLVSTAWASASTFRGGDKRGGANGARIRFEPQSGWEVNNPDELATVLRTLEGIQQEFNAAQSGGKQISLADLIVLAGSAGVEAAAKNAGHDVEVPFTPGRADATLEQTDVDSFAALEPIADGFRNYVGKGNRLPAEFLLIDRANLLTLSAPELTVLVGGLRVLGANYDKSQLGVLTENPGTLTNDFFVNLLDLGIEWKPNNGDSETFDGVDSTGAVKWTGTRSDLVFGSNSELRALAEVYASDDAKDKFVTDFVTAWVKVMELDRFDLR, from the coding sequence ATGTCTGACGACAATCACCAGCCCCTCCCTGCCGACGCGAACGCCGAGAGCAGGGGTGAATCGAACGACGCGAGCCAGGGTGGTTGCCCGGTCGCGCACGGAGCCGCGACGCACCCGACCCGGGGCAGTGCCAACCGGCGTTGGTGGCCGAACCAGCTCAACCTGAAGATCCTCGCGAAGAACCCGGCCGTGGCGAACCCGCTCGGCGCGGAGTTCGACTATGCCGCCGCGTTCGGCACCCTGGACCTGGCCGCGGTGAAGGCCGACATCGCCGAGGTGCTGACCACGTCGCAGGACTGGTGGCCGGCCGACTTCGGACACTACGGGCCGTTCATGATCCGGATGGCCTGGCACAGCGCCGGGACGTACCGGATCCACGACGGCCGTGGCGGCGCCGGGGCCGGGCAGCAGCGGTTCGCGCCGCTGAACAGCTGGCCGGACAACGGCAACCTGGACAAGGCCCGCCGGCTGCTCTGGCCGGTCAAGAAGAAGTACGGCCAGAACCTGTCCTGGGCCGACCTGCTGATCCTCACCGGCAACGTGGCGCTGGAGTCGATGGGCTTCAAGACCTTCGGGTTCGCCGGCGGTCGCGAGGACGTCTGGGAGCCGGACGAGGACGTGTACTGGGGCCCGGAGACCACCTGGCTCGGCGACGAGCGGTACTCCGGCGACCGTGAGCTGGAGAACCCGCTGGCCGCGGTCCAGATGGGGCTCATCTACGTGAACCCGGAAGGCCCGAACGGGAACCCGGACCCGCTGGCCGCGGCCCGCGACATCCGTGAGACGTTCGGCCGGATGGCGATGAACGACGAGGAGACCGTCGCCCTGATCGCCGGTGGCCACACCTTCGGCAAGACCCACGGTGCCGCGGACCCGGAGCAGTACGTCGGGGCCGAGCCCGAGGGCGCCGGGATCGAGGAGCAGGGCCTGGGCTGGAAGAACACGTACAACACCGGCAAGGGCCCGGACACCATCACCAGCGGGCTCGAGGTCATCTGGACCACGAAGCCGACGCAGTGGAGCAACGACTTCTTCGAGATCCTGTTCGGCCACGAGTGGGAGCTGAGCAAGTCCCCGGCCGGTGCGCACCAGTGGGTCGCCAAGGACGCCGAGGAGATCATCCCGGACGCCTACGACGCGGCGAAGAAGCACAAGCCGACGATGCTGACGACCGACCTGGCGTTGCGGATCGACCCGATCTACGAGCAGATCTCGCGGCGCTTCCTGGAGAACCCGGACCAGTTCGCGGACGCCTTCGCCCGCGCCTGGTTCAAGCTGACCCACCGGGACATGGGCCCGATCGTCCGGTACCTCGGCCCCGAGGTCCCGAGCGAGACGCTGATCTGGCAGGACCCGCTGCCGGCCGTCACCCACGAGCTGGTCGGCGCGGACGACGTCACCGCCCTCAAGGCGCAGATCGCCGCGTCGGGCCTGTCGGTCGCGCAGCTGGTGTCGACCGCGTGGGCGTCGGCGTCGACGTTCCGCGGCGGTGACAAGCGGGGTGGCGCGAACGGTGCCCGGATCCGCTTCGAGCCGCAGAGTGGCTGGGAGGTCAACAACCCCGACGAGTTGGCGACCGTCCTGCGCACGCTCGAAGGGATCCAGCAGGAGTTCAACGCGGCGCAGAGCGGCGGCAAGCAGATCTCGCTGGCCGACCTGATCGTGCTCGCGGGCTCGGCGGGCGTCGAGGCGGCGGCCAAGAACGCCGGTCACGACGTCGAGGTCCCGTTCACCCCGGGCCGCGCGGACGCGACCCTGGAGCAGACGGACGTCGACTCGTTCGCCGCGCTCGAGCCGATCGCGGACGGGTTCCGCAACTACGTCGGCAAGGGCAACCGGCTGCCGGCCGAGTTCCTGCTGATCGACCGGGCGAACCTGCTCACCCTGAGCGCGCCGGAACTGACCGTCCTGGTCGGCGGCCTGCGCGTCCTCGGGGCGAACTACGACAAGTCCCAGCTCGGCGTCCTCACCGAGAACCCGGGCACGCTGACGAACGACTTCTTCGTCAACCTGCTCGACCTCGGCATCGAGTGGAAGCCGAACAACGGTGACTCCGAGACCTTCGACGGCGTCGACTCCACCGGCGCGGTGAAGTGGACGGGCACCCGGTCCGACCTGGTCTTCGGTTCGAACTCCGAGCTGCGCGCCCTCGCCGAGGTCTACGCCAGCGACGACGCCAAGGACAAGTTCGTCACCGACTTCGTCACCGCCTGGGTCAAGGTGATGGAGCTGGACCGCTTCGACCTGCGCTGA
- a CDS encoding Fur family transcriptional regulator, whose protein sequence is MLRGAGLRVTRPRLAVLGAVHAHAHADTDSLIGAVRNELPDVSHQAVYDSLNTLTSAGLVRRIQPLGSVARYESRVGDNHHHAVCRSCGAIEDVDCAVGHAPCLTGADDHGFVIDEAEVIYWGLCPACSAAPSS, encoded by the coding sequence GTGCTGCGGGGGGCGGGTCTGCGGGTGACTCGGCCTCGGTTGGCTGTTCTGGGGGCTGTGCATGCTCATGCTCATGCCGACACGGATTCGCTGATCGGTGCTGTGCGCAACGAACTTCCCGACGTGTCGCATCAGGCCGTCTACGACTCGTTGAACACTTTGACCTCGGCGGGGCTGGTCCGGCGGATCCAGCCGTTGGGGTCTGTCGCGCGGTACGAGTCGCGGGTGGGGGACAACCATCACCATGCCGTCTGCCGGTCCTGCGGTGCCATCGAGGACGTCGACTGTGCCGTCGGGCATGCGCCGTGCTTGACCGGGGCGGACGACCACGGGTTCGTGATCGACGAGGCCGAGGTCATCTACTGGGGTCTGTGCCCCGCCTGCTCCGCTGCTCCAAGTTCCTGA
- a CDS encoding endonuclease/exonuclease/phosphatase family protein, producing MTTIVTLNTRGLPLKGTRIAERCTKIATELGAGDIDMVCLQEVFTYRQLAHLRRPFPHVAYRRSALGPAGGLVILSRLHLAGSEYARLPQPRRGSRLPVRARVNALRSGMLSVRLADSGVRVVNVHPVANTDGDWSEGNRFRHVQSEQFDALARVVAADNSPTVVCGDFNTARSSTLHGDLWRRTGLRDAFNGECPPTFHQEFLPPGSTPHCIDFILATEGLGVEETDLLFTDRRRMTSGTGYVSDHIGLLARLGIP from the coding sequence ATGACCACCATCGTGACCCTCAACACCCGAGGCCTACCGCTGAAGGGCACCCGCATAGCCGAGCGCTGCACCAAGATCGCGACGGAATTAGGGGCCGGCGACATCGATATGGTGTGCCTGCAAGAGGTCTTCACATACCGCCAACTGGCGCACCTGAGGCGGCCCTTTCCGCACGTGGCCTATCGACGCTCGGCGCTCGGTCCTGCGGGTGGACTGGTCATACTGTCGCGGCTGCACTTGGCGGGATCGGAGTACGCGCGCCTTCCGCAGCCGAGGCGTGGGTCACGGTTGCCTGTGCGGGCTCGGGTCAATGCACTGCGCAGCGGGATGCTGTCCGTTCGGCTGGCCGACAGCGGGGTCCGCGTGGTCAACGTCCACCCGGTGGCCAACACGGACGGGGACTGGTCGGAGGGGAATCGGTTTCGTCATGTACAGAGCGAGCAGTTCGATGCGCTCGCCCGGGTGGTTGCGGCTGACAACTCGCCGACTGTGGTGTGCGGCGACTTCAACACTGCGCGATCCAGCACCCTGCATGGCGATCTCTGGCGGCGGACAGGGCTGCGCGATGCATTCAACGGCGAGTGCCCACCTACGTTTCACCAAGAGTTCCTCCCGCCGGGAAGCACGCCCCACTGCATCGACTTCATCCTGGCGACCGAAGGACTCGGAGTGGAGGAAACCGACCTGTTGTTCACCGACAGGCGGAGGATGACGAGCGGTACGGGCTATGTGTCGGACCACATCGGACTGCTGGCTCGCCTCGGAATCCCCTGA
- a CDS encoding alpha/beta fold hydrolase, producing MAATYFDVGGYRLAAEITGEGAPTVVFSSGSGDAGEPWAATIAALDSSVRVLTYARAGIGASGALPDPTPRSFEDAADELRRLLQAAEIPAPYVLVGHSIGAVVAQIFAARWTAELAGLVLVDPSDVQLWLDIETPKLVIPDGDRDDGASFDVKLGAEEAAESRRHLEVPGVVITSRVGRWLNSKTPHLWKPFSLGELDARWQRNHRELADHLGVERKVASVGGHYVQVDEPALVAGAIDNTVRLALAAER from the coding sequence ATGGCAGCTACCTACTTCGATGTTGGCGGTTACCGACTGGCAGCAGAGATTACTGGTGAAGGTGCGCCGACCGTGGTCTTCAGCTCCGGATCCGGCGACGCCGGGGAACCGTGGGCAGCCACCATCGCGGCGCTGGACAGCTCTGTGCGTGTGCTGACCTACGCTCGAGCGGGCATCGGCGCGAGTGGCGCGCTGCCGGATCCGACGCCGCGGTCGTTTGAAGACGCGGCAGACGAGCTGCGTCGGCTGCTTCAGGCGGCCGAGATCCCGGCGCCATATGTGCTGGTCGGTCACTCGATCGGGGCCGTGGTCGCCCAGATCTTTGCGGCTCGCTGGACGGCGGAGCTCGCTGGGTTGGTGCTGGTCGACCCGAGCGATGTCCAGCTGTGGTTGGACATCGAGACGCCGAAGCTCGTCATTCCAGACGGTGACCGCGATGACGGCGCATCGTTCGATGTGAAGCTCGGTGCCGAGGAGGCCGCAGAAAGCCGGCGGCACCTTGAGGTACCGGGCGTCGTCATCACCAGTCGCGTCGGCCGGTGGCTGAACTCCAAGACGCCCCACCTTTGGAAGCCGTTCAGCCTGGGAGAGCTCGATGCGAGATGGCAGCGCAACCATCGCGAGCTCGCAGACCATTTGGGCGTTGAGCGCAAGGTTGCGAGCGTGGGCGGGCACTACGTTCAGGTCGATGAGCCGGCACTCGTCGCGGGAGCGATTGACAACACAGTTCGACTGGCTCTCGCGGCTGAACGCTAG
- a CDS encoding DUF397 domain-containing protein: protein MMSPNRPELSAFTSWHKATVSADDNACVEVATEASGWTAVRDSTDPQGPVLMFTPKEWAAFLDGARKGEFDL, encoded by the coding sequence ATGATGTCTCCCAACCGCCCCGAACTGTCGGCCTTCACCAGCTGGCACAAGGCCACCGTCAGCGCGGACGACAACGCCTGTGTCGAGGTCGCCACCGAAGCCTCCGGCTGGACCGCCGTGCGCGACTCGACCGACCCGCAGGGCCCGGTTCTGATGTTCACCCCGAAGGAGTGGGCCGCCTTCCTCGACGGCGCCCGCAAGGGCGAGTTCGACCTCTAA
- a CDS encoding MFS transporter, with translation MEDATAPVRSRPTIPGRLRAVIAAASISSIGDGAWTAAVPLAAAAVTRDPLAVSLVSAAALLPWLVVSPLAGALVDRWPHRLTLIAADSIRGLTVALIALLVLVDEISVPVLAVGAFIVMAGAVFHGAAAQSVVADLTDHDADLRHRVNGSVSAAETAGASLIGPPAGSASFVLAPWLPFVADAVSFIGSAALLRAVPKQPPTTDEVTAPRESLRSAIWSGMTWLARHRQLRTLALLTGAANFTTTMVYALLVLYATGSDGLGLRDRDYGLLIAALAIGGIIGGPLSPRLLRRLDFHRAVIIAMSVRVLLWPLLALTSSAVVAGAALAVAGFASSVVTVSVVSARQHFTPRDMLGRVVTTFRTLGNGAGPLGALFGGIVASKWGIDACFWTAGGLMAICLVVASRTVLRRSSATK, from the coding sequence ATGGAAGACGCGACGGCTCCGGTTCGCAGCAGGCCAACGATCCCGGGACGGCTGCGCGCAGTCATCGCAGCGGCTTCCATCTCATCGATCGGTGATGGCGCGTGGACGGCGGCAGTCCCTCTCGCGGCTGCCGCCGTCACCCGCGATCCACTAGCTGTCAGCCTCGTCTCGGCCGCCGCGCTGCTGCCCTGGCTAGTGGTCTCACCATTGGCCGGCGCGCTCGTCGACCGATGGCCGCATCGCCTGACGCTGATCGCGGCTGATTCGATTCGCGGACTGACCGTAGCCCTGATCGCGCTTCTTGTACTGGTCGATGAGATCTCCGTGCCAGTACTGGCGGTCGGTGCGTTCATCGTCATGGCAGGCGCGGTCTTTCACGGTGCCGCTGCCCAGTCGGTCGTTGCCGACCTGACTGACCACGATGCCGATCTGCGTCATCGCGTTAACGGCTCGGTCTCGGCCGCGGAAACAGCTGGAGCCTCGCTGATCGGGCCACCCGCTGGATCAGCGTCATTCGTTCTTGCGCCCTGGCTGCCCTTCGTCGCTGATGCCGTCTCGTTCATCGGTTCCGCGGCGTTACTCCGCGCCGTCCCCAAGCAACCACCGACGACCGATGAGGTGACCGCGCCGCGCGAGTCGCTCCGATCCGCAATCTGGTCCGGCATGACCTGGCTGGCCCGGCACCGACAGCTGCGCACCCTGGCGCTGCTGACCGGCGCTGCCAACTTCACCACCACGATGGTCTATGCGCTGCTGGTTCTGTACGCCACCGGCAGTGACGGGCTCGGCTTGCGAGATCGCGACTACGGCCTTCTGATCGCCGCATTGGCGATTGGCGGCATCATTGGCGGTCCGCTGTCGCCACGTCTGCTCCGACGCCTGGACTTCCACCGTGCCGTCATCATCGCGATGTCGGTGCGCGTGCTGCTCTGGCCACTGCTGGCGCTGACCTCATCCGCCGTTGTCGCTGGCGCAGCGCTGGCCGTTGCCGGCTTCGCCTCCTCGGTCGTGACTGTTTCGGTCGTCTCCGCTCGACAGCACTTCACGCCACGCGACATGCTCGGCCGCGTCGTCACCACCTTCCGCACGCTGGGCAATGGGGCCGGACCGCTTGGCGCCCTCTTCGGCGGCATCGTGGCGAGCAAGTGGGGCATCGACGCGTGCTTCTGGACGGCCGGCGGCCTGATGGCGATCTGCCTTGTGGTCGCAAGCCGCACCGTGTTGCGGCGCTCATCCGCGACGAAGTAG
- a CDS encoding DddA-like double-stranded DNA deaminase toxin, with amino-acid sequence MPSELQRVAEQLLACLNEAPRAVGYLHDMARKCREAAAWIGSQSNNPSARTAAMHLDDAARRCEESTHSLALAEARAKEWVEQMVSGIRTAKPAGGSTGQRRLDAGGDKLPREPQRQDDRDDKQEADKTTVAGDETIPEELSPGRRISDEEGYRLQQKLPRREESELTQPKTRGLWVDKDGSEELLVSGQHDEWFQKAADFLRDLGIPPRNGDSITTPSHVETKFAMRMRVRGLKHETIMVNKLPCPGKWGCRALIGLILPPGSTLTVFGPDGFKKTYPQPPAEREQS; translated from the coding sequence ATGCCCTCCGAGCTGCAGCGGGTCGCCGAACAGCTGCTTGCCTGCCTGAACGAGGCGCCGCGGGCGGTCGGCTACCTGCACGACATGGCCAGGAAGTGCCGCGAGGCCGCGGCGTGGATTGGCAGCCAGAGCAACAACCCAAGCGCTCGCACGGCCGCCATGCACCTCGACGACGCGGCGCGACGCTGCGAAGAGTCTACTCACTCTCTGGCCCTGGCGGAGGCCCGAGCGAAGGAGTGGGTCGAGCAGATGGTGAGCGGCATCCGAACCGCCAAGCCAGCCGGAGGCTCGACGGGTCAACGGCGGCTTGACGCAGGCGGAGACAAGCTGCCTCGAGAACCCCAGCGGCAGGACGACAGAGACGACAAGCAAGAAGCAGACAAGACCACGGTGGCCGGCGATGAGACCATCCCGGAGGAACTATCGCCGGGACGACGGATCAGCGACGAGGAAGGGTACCGGTTACAGCAGAAGCTTCCGCGCCGGGAAGAGTCTGAGCTCACTCAACCGAAGACCCGCGGCCTGTGGGTTGATAAAGACGGCAGCGAGGAGCTACTGGTCAGCGGCCAACATGATGAATGGTTCCAGAAGGCGGCGGATTTCCTACGCGACCTCGGAATTCCGCCGAGGAACGGTGATAGCATCACGACGCCGTCGCATGTGGAAACAAAATTCGCGATGCGAATGCGAGTTCGGGGCCTGAAGCACGAGACGATTATGGTCAACAAACTGCCGTGTCCGGGCAAGTGGGGATGCCGGGCATTGATTGGCCTGATTCTTCCGCCGGGGTCGACCTTGACAGTGTTCGGCCCTGACGGGTTCAAGAAAACGTATCCTCAACCACCAGCAGAACGGGAGCAGTCATGA
- a CDS encoding IS110 family transposase: MKSARNTLPEEPLNAVTAGLDWARDDHAVSVVNARGQEVDRCTVEHTAAGLRDLIAVLGRNGVGEVAIERPDGPVVDALLQAGVTVVVISPNQVKNLRSRYGSAGNKDDRFDAYVLADTLRTDRARLAPLTPDSPETVVLRRACRTRKDLVAHRVAVANQLRAHLRNAFPGAVGLFAEIDSPISLQFLTRFDTQDRADWLSPKRLGAWLASVGYSGKKDPAALHTYLLAAPRGATGHDATLNAQITHALVALLTTLVDQIKTLTGQISDQLTTHTDQHIFTSLPRSGRVRAARLLAEIGDCRARFPTPEALACLAGAAPSTRQSGKLRTVSFRWACDKQLRDAVTDFAGDSRRANPWAADLYDRARSRGHDHPHAVRILARAWLFVIWHCWQNNTAYNPTKHNALQHILNPTQQEAG; the protein is encoded by the coding sequence GTGAAGTCTGCCAGAAACACCCTGCCCGAAGAACCTCTCAACGCCGTCACAGCCGGCCTGGACTGGGCCCGCGACGACCACGCCGTATCGGTCGTCAACGCCCGCGGCCAAGAAGTCGACCGGTGCACCGTCGAACACACCGCCGCCGGCCTGCGCGACCTGATCGCCGTGCTGGGACGCAACGGTGTCGGCGAGGTCGCGATCGAACGACCCGACGGCCCGGTCGTCGATGCCCTTCTGCAAGCCGGTGTCACAGTGGTCGTGATCAGCCCGAACCAGGTCAAGAACCTCAGGAGCCGCTACGGATCGGCCGGCAACAAAGACGACCGATTCGACGCCTACGTCCTGGCCGACACCCTGCGCACCGATCGGGCCCGGCTCGCACCGCTCACCCCGGACAGCCCCGAAACCGTCGTACTGCGCCGCGCCTGCCGGACCCGCAAAGACCTCGTCGCTCACCGGGTCGCGGTCGCGAACCAGCTCCGCGCCCACCTGCGGAACGCTTTCCCCGGGGCAGTCGGGTTGTTCGCCGAGATCGATTCTCCGATCAGCCTGCAGTTCCTGACCCGCTTCGACACCCAAGACCGCGCCGACTGGCTCTCGCCGAAACGCCTCGGCGCCTGGCTGGCATCGGTCGGCTACTCCGGCAAGAAAGACCCTGCCGCGCTGCACACCTACCTGCTCGCCGCACCCCGCGGTGCGACCGGCCACGACGCCACCTTGAACGCCCAGATCACCCACGCCCTGGTCGCACTGCTCACCACGCTGGTCGACCAGATCAAAACCCTCACCGGCCAGATCAGCGACCAGCTCACCACGCACACCGATCAGCACATCTTCACCAGCCTGCCCCGCTCCGGCCGCGTCCGCGCCGCCCGGCTCCTGGCCGAGATCGGCGACTGCCGCGCCCGCTTCCCCACCCCCGAAGCCCTCGCCTGCCTGGCCGGAGCCGCACCCTCGACCCGGCAATCGGGCAAACTCCGCACGGTCAGCTTCCGCTGGGCCTGCGACAAACAACTCCGCGACGCCGTCACCGACTTCGCCGGCGACTCCCGACGAGCCAACCCCTGGGCAGCCGACCTCTACGACCGAGCCCGATCCCGAGGCCACGACCACCCCCACGCCGTCCGCATCCTCGCCCGCGCCTGGCTGTTCGTCATCTGGCACTGCTGGCAAAACAACACCGCCTACAACCCCACCAAACACAACGCTCTGCAACACATCCTCAACCCCACCCAGCAGGAGGCGGGTTGA